The genomic interval ACTACTAAAAGCATATAGTGGCAGAATGATGAGATAACAGTGAGGTAAAAGTTTGTTCTAGTGTGTATCTTTGATGTTTCATTTCATAATTAACCCTAATATAGAGTGGAAATTATAAAATGCTAACATCTAAAGATATGTTTTGAATATGTTCAGTTACATAGGTTCCCCCTTTACACTATCAATGCCAACATTCAATGGGAAAACATATGGTTTATTTGGTATGCAGGGAGAAAAATCCGTACCAGACGATGTCATACTATTACTATCTTGTGGCTGCTCATTCTTGTCTTCTAACTGAGTACTTTCATGTTCAGAGGATACCCATTTCTGCAACATGAAGCGTGGTTGAGTACCTATTGAATCAAATGCGATTGTTCATATATTAAAACAGAAGTTCCATCTATCTTCTTAATATAAAGTGCATGTTACAAAAAGGTGTCATAAAAAAGCAAGTGAAAGCACGTTCTTCACTATAAGAAACAAGTTTTACCATCATTTTCGGTGATCTTCAATGTTGTAGCAGCTGGATGGAGTTTCAGATCCAATAAAGAACTATTAACACGCGAAGTACCCATAGAATGTCTGGCACTTGCTAAATCCATCCATCCCTGCGAATATTTTAAAGACGGTTACCAAATCAACGAGGTATGGACCATTGTATTATCTGCTAATAGATTTCAAAAAGGAGAGAATACATACAGCAtcaaagaaaaccaaaaaaaaattgtatatttttgtaTCTAATTTGACTGAGTTACATATATTATAAGCTGTGGAGCAAACCAACTACCATTGAGTGTATGTTTGATTATGCTGTGACAAAAATTGATTCggaattaattgattttgtgaAATTAATTATGCTTAaaattgagttgaatgtaaCATGAAGATGGATTCACATAAAAGGGAGTCGAACAATAAGTCTGAGGgtaaaaattaattacagaAGCAAAAGCTCCAAATAGCTTCAAGTTATAATCAATTCTAAGACAAAACCAATTATCCTCAAACACATCCAAGCATGTTAAAATCATTTCTACACATCTGAAATCAATTTTAGTTCATCCAAAAGTAAAATGAACAATACATAGTAAATAATGAATCAGAACAAGTGATGGATTTGAATAGAATAATATACATCGTGACCCATGAAGTAAAAGTTGAATAAAAGTCGATGCAGTACAAAACAGTGAATggaatataacaaaaaattgaaaggGCTTAATTTAATGATGATAATCAAATTTGGTTAGGTTAAAGTTTTGAATTTGACCTGTCGAAGTGTGGAAGACAAAGAATGAGAGAGGGTTAGATAGGTATGAAATGAATCCATGAATTGCAAAGCAAGTTTGTCTTCAGCTTTAACAACCTCTGCTTCATCGTTCACATAAACCTCTCTCTCTTCTTCCATCGAATTTCACTGTGATTTTGGGGTTCACAGAACATAAAATTGTTCCGCACACTCTTCTTAATATAAATTGACGACAATACTCTGTTTTTTTT from Cicer arietinum cultivar CDC Frontier isolate Library 1 chromosome 5, Cicar.CDCFrontier_v2.0, whole genome shotgun sequence carries:
- the LOC101507412 gene encoding uncharacterized protein isoform X2, yielding MEEEREVYVNDEAEVVKAEDKLALQFMDSFHTYLTLSHSLSSTLRQGWMDLASARHSMGTSRVNSSLLDLKLHPAATTLKITENDGTQPRFMLQKWVSSEHESTQLEDKNEQPQDSNSMTSSDTDEVQKERFKSLSVFGVLISPKLRATQLSFEKALETLIELANMRSSLLNSFHQLQQEVEDTKE
- the LOC101507412 gene encoding uncharacterized protein isoform X1; protein product: MEEEREVYVNDEAEVVKAEDKLALQFMDSFHTYLTLSHSLSSTLRQGWMDLASARHSMGTSRVNSSLLDLKLHPAATTLKITENDGTQPRFMLQKWVSSEHESTQLEDKNEQPQDSNSMTSSEAAITKNLTGLADTDEVQKERFKSLSVFGVLISPKLRATQLSFEKALETLIELANMRSSLLNSFHQLQQEVEDTKE